TATATCGGGCAGCGCAACATCCGCGCCATGGTGGTCGGGACGATGGTCGTGCTCCTGGCCATTTCCGCCGTTCTCCTCTTCGCCCTGCGGTCCCCGCGGCTGGGGGTGGTGAGCATCGTTCCCAACCTGGTTCCCGCGATCCTCGGCTTCGGCGTGTGGGGCTTGACGGTCGCGCAGGTGGGACTCTCGCTGTCCGTCGTGGTGGCCATGACCGTCGGCATCGTCGTGGACGATACCGTGCATTTCCTCAGCAAGTATCGCCGCGCGCGGCGTGAAGACGGCCTGAGCCCGGAAGAGGCGGTGCGCCACGCCTTCGAAACGGCCGGTGAAGCCATGTTCACGACCACGGTGGTGCTGGTGGCCGGATTCCTGATCCTGGTGTTTTCACCGTTCGTGCCCACCGCGCAAGTGGGGGTCCTGACGGCGATGATCATAGGCTTCGCGCTCATGGCCGACCTGACGCTTCTGCCGGCGCTGTTGATGTCGGTGGACAGTAGTTCCAAAAAAGTTCTTAAAAGTTCTAAATAACTCTTAATGGAGGCGGCAAGTACTTGTGGGAACGGTAGTTACGTGGTAGTATCCTCCCAAGCATTCGCAGAACTTGTGCGACAAAGGAGGAGTCGTCATGAGAAGCGGCGACGAAATGTTGCAGCACATTGTTGAGAAGTCCGCCCTGGACACGGAGTTCAGGCAACAGCTTCTCGCCGATCCGAAGGCCACCATCAGTCAGGAGTTGGGCATTACGATTCCCGATTCGATGACCATCCAGGTGCATGAGAGCGACATGCAGACGGTGCATCTCGCGTTGCCGCCGGATCCCAACATCACCGAGGAACAACTCGAAGCGATCTCGGCCGGCCTCTGCTGCTGCTGGTAGACCCGAACGGCCGGCGCACAGCCGGTCAATACACCGTTTGATCCCCCGTCGCCCCCGCCAGGGAGGCCGGCGGGGGTGTACTCGTTTACCGCCACGTCAGGGGGAGACCCCGGCCGAGAGCACCATGAACACGTAGGCCTTGGCTTCCCCGAGCCGGTCCTCGGACAGGACCAGCTTGATGTGGTGAATGCCGCGCATCATGATGTAACGCCCGGCCTTCCCGAACAGCGGCGTCGGTTTGGAAACCCAGCGGGCCAACTCCGCAAGCTTCTCCGGAACCACCACCTCCTCATGCCCCAAGGCTTCCAGGAACGGATCCCAGTCGGTCAGGCCGTCGAGCCAGTAGCGTGAATCCTTTGTGTATCGCTGCTTGACGATGAGCGTCAGGCCCAGCGTCGGACCGAGACCGTCTTCCCGAACGTCCACGTTCACCCCGGTCCTGACGATGTTCGCACGCTCCTTGAAGCGCGCGATCACGGCGTCGACAGCCGAGAGCCGCCCGGGCCAACCCGTGTCCTCGAGCCAGGCGCGCAGTTCCTCCCCCGCCTTGAAGCCCATGACCGCCAAGCGGATCGACCGCTCGCGCGACGGGAATACACCGAACGAATCCAGGCGCGTGTCTCCCGGCTGCGCCAGGTAAGCCCGTTCCACGTTCTCCCGCTCGGCGTCGTTCTTCTCCCAACCGACGCAGGATACGAGCGCGTCCACCACCGTACCGACGTCGTCCGCCTGACCGCCGGCGCCGACGATCGGGCGTTCGCCGGGCCGCAGGAACATTCCCGGGCGCGCACCCTCACTGTCCCCGGCCGAACCGATATCGTATTCCAGCATCAACTTGCGGCCGACAATGTCCCGAAGCGGCGACACTTCGGCATCCATTTCGCTGAACAACCGCGTGATGGCTTGCGCGGTCCCGTCCGTCTCATCGGTTCGCGCGCGCTCCCGGAAGAACGCCGCCGTTCGGGTGCCGCTCGCGAGGGAGGCGCCGAAGTCCGCCTCCGGCCCGGGTTCATGCAGCGGCAGCTCGAATCCGAAAGGCAGGGCGCCCATGGTGATGGGGAGCTTGCCGGCGCATTCGAGTATGCGCTCCCACTGCGGGGCGCCGACCAGGACCGGCGCAACCCTGTTGCGGAAATGCTTGAGCAAATCCGCCATGGTGGCGCCCTCTTGGGCGAGACGCTCCTGGGTCAGCGTGACGGCCTCGTCGATTTCCATCTCGTCTCCTCAAGCGATGACAGGCGCCGGATTCAGGTCGGCCTCGGCGAGAGCGTGCTCGCGGCGGCCCATGCGCACCGGCACTTCGTAAAGGCGCCCGGGCGCGAATCGTGCCCAAAAATGGCGCATGCCCGGCACGATGACCCGCACCACGGGCATGCCGATGTCGGGCCGGGTCTGGTCCAGGACCAGGAACTCCATCCCCTTGGCTTCCACGAGCCGGCGGCAATGCTCCACGTCGTCGCGCGCATCCGTGGATTCGACCACGGGATAGCTCGAAGCCTTGCGCGCGGGAGCGCCGTCCGCGGGGGCCAGCCACGAGCACTCGGCCAGCCGCGCCGTCCGCCACCACCAGAGCGCCAGCGGGTCGTCGATCATGGGCCGGCCGTCGCCGCCGGGGCGCGGCAGCCAGGTGAGGCACTGGTTCAGTTCGCAGACCGCGCGCAGGGCCGCGATGCGCGGGTCGGCGTGGGCGCCGGCGCCGTAAATGATGTCCTCGGTCTCGGCGTCCGGCCTGCGCGAGAGCGCCACGAACGCGGGAACGGCGATATCCGAGGTGACGTCCAGCATCCACAGGTCGCGCTCGTAGCGGGCGTAGTGGTCCGCGGCCGAGGCGAGGTACTCGTCGTCGAAGCTCGCGAGGTCGACCGCGGGCACTCGCAGGCGGTTGTACCACCAGACGGCGAACGCATCGCGCTCGGCCAGTTCATAGAAGCCTTGCAAGACGGCCTCTTCCAGCGTGTTGCCCGCCGCGCAGCCGTTGGAATCGGCGATCAGGTCCGACGGGCCGCGCTGTTCGGCCGGCATGCTGTAGAGCATGGACGTCGGCAGCCAGCGATGCCGCCGCCGCGTCAGCGACCACGCCGGAGTCCAGTCGATGGCGGCGTCGGGGTCGAGGCGCGGCGGGACGACGTTGTAGGGGTGGCCGCGCGAATTGATGCTCTTGGCGTCGTCGAGCTGGTGGTCGCTGAAG
This DNA window, taken from Deltaproteobacteria bacterium, encodes the following:
- a CDS encoding NHLP leader peptide family RiPP precursor — protein: MRSGDEMLQHIVEKSALDTEFRQQLLADPKATISQELGITIPDSMTIQVHESDMQTVHLALPPDPNITEEQLEAISAGLCCCW
- a CDS encoding YcaO-like family protein, with the translated sequence RSLRSKSAGKGSTREQSEVSALCEAVERYSGAFHGDEVRARKRFVEFAGGEEAIHPNDVQLFSDHQLDDAKSINSRGHPYNVVPPRLDPDAAIDWTPAWSLTRRRHRWLPTSMLYSMPAEQRGPSDLIADSNGCAAGNTLEEAVLQGFYELAERDAFAVWWYNRLRVPAVDLASFDDEYLASAADHYARYERDLWMLDVTSDIAVPAFVALSRRPDAETEDIIYGAGAHADPRIAALRAVCELNQCLTWLPRPGGDGRPMIDDPLALWWWRTARLAECSWLAPADGAPARKASSYPVVESTDARDDVEHCRRLVEAKGMEFLVLDQTRPDIGMPVVRVIVPGMRHFWARFAPGRLYEVPVRMGRREHALAEADLNPAPVIA